The Pectobacterium parmentieri genome segment TGTTTTACCATCCTGATTATCAGGGTGAAATCGGGCTGATCATGCCGTATGAGAAAGATTTTTGCCTGAGCTGCAACCGTCTTCGTGTGTCTGCTATCGGTAATTTGCATCTGTGCCTCTTTGGCGAACAGGGTATCCCACTGCGTGATTTGCTGGCTGACGATCGCCATCTTGATGATTTGAAAATGCGTATTTCGGGCGGGTTGTCGACGAAGAAGCAGACTCACTTCCTGCATGACGGCAATAGCGGCATGACGCAAAATCTGTCATTTATCGGCGGTTAATCCGCGACATCACTGATTCTTAAAGGAACCTGACATGAGCAAAGTTAGCAGCGAATTCGTTTCTCTCAATCTTGCGGTTCTGACCGTTTCCGAACGCCGTGCGGCGGAAGACGATACCTCCGGAGATTATTTGCGCGAAGCGGCACAGTCGACAGGACATCGCATTGTCGCCAGCGCCATCGTGAAAGAGAACCTGTACCAGATTCGAGCACAGATTTCGGCGTGGATTGCCAGCGACGAGGTGCAGGGCATTCTGATTAATGGCGGGACGGGTTTTACGGCGGGTGATGTGGTGCCGGAAGCCATTAGCGTCTTGTTCGATCGGGAAATTGAAGGTTTCGGTGAACTGTTTCGGATGGTGTCGTATGAAGATATTGGTACGGCGACACTGCAATCCCGTGCGCTTGCCGGTCTGGCTAATCAGACGGTGATTTTCGCGATGCCGGGTTCGACGCGCGCCTGTCGAACGGCATGGGAACGTATCATTCAGGAACAGTTGGATGCGCGTCAGAAACCGTGCAATTTTTATCCGCACGTGAAAAAATCCTCTTAACGGTAAGCCTTGTTCATTATGTCATCATCTAAGCCACAACTAACCCACATTAACGCCGCTGGCGAAGCCGCGATGGTGGATGTTTCCGCCAAAGCTGAAACCGTGCGCGAAGCGCGCGCGGAAGCCTTCGTTGAAATGGCACCGCAGACGCTAGCGATGATTATTGCCGGCAGCCACCATAAAGGGGATGTGTTCGCTACCGCGCGCATCGCCGGGATCCAGGCTGCAAAGCGTACCTGGGAGCTGATTCCGCTCTGTCACCCGCTACTGTTGAGCAAAGTTGCCGTCGAACTGGAAGCGCAGCCGGAGCACAATCGGGTTCGCATCGAATCCGTCTGCCGCCTGACAGGGAGAACCGGCGTGGAGATGGAAGCGCTGACGGCTGCCTCTGTTGCCGCGCTGACTATCTATGACATGTGCAAGGCCGTGCAGAAAGATATGGTGATTGGGCCGGTGCGCCTGCTGGCGAAAAGCGGCGGCAAATCTGGCGACTTTACGGCGGAGGGATCATGATTAAGATTCTGTTTTTTGCACAGGTGCGTGAGCTGATCGACACAGAAAGTCTGTCGCTGCCTGCCGATTATGCCACCGTGGAGGACGTGCGACAGGCGTTGTGCCAGCGTGGCGCTCGTTGGGAATTAGCATTGGAATCCGGCAAGCTGCTCGCAGCGGTCAATCAATCACTGGTTGAGCTGTCGCAACCGCTGCAGGACGGTGACGAAGTCGCCTTTTTCCCACCGGTAACCGGAGGTTGATCGTGGCAGAGACGCGCATTCAGGTCGGCGAAGAGAATTTCAACGTAGGTGATGAATATCAGTGGCTGGCGCAGTGTGATGAAGACGGTGCGGTGGTGACGTTTACTGGGAAGGTTCGTAATCACAATCTGGCAAAAAATGTCAGCGCGTTGACGCTGGAGCATTATCCCGGCATGACGGAAAAGGCGCTGGCGGAGATTGTCGATCTGGCGCGCGAACGCTGGGAACTGCCGCGTGTGAGTGTGATTCATCGGGTAGGCGCACTCTATCCGGGGGATGAAATTGTGTTTGTCGGCGTCAGTGCCGCCCACCGCAGCGCGGCGTTTGATGCTGCCCAATTCATCATGGATTACCTGAAAACGCGCGCGCCGTTCTGGAAGCGGGAGGCGACGCCGGAAGGGGATCATTGGGTTGAATCACGCGACAGCGATAAACAGGCTGCGCAACGCTGGTAGTTGATTTCTGTGTTAGGATAAAAGGATGGCGGGGAGAGCATTTTCAGCCTCGATCCCCCAAACAGGCGGTTCGCGCCGCGTTAATCAGATAACTTTATGCAAAGGTAACATCATGGATAGATATCCACGCTCGGGTTCAATCGTTGAACGCTCGCAGTCTGGTCTCCAGGCCTATATGGCACAGGTTTATGGCTGGATGGGCTGCGGCCTGCTGCTGACGGCGTTCGTCTCCTGGTATGCGGCGCATACGCCAGCCGTGTTTGATTTTGTTTTCTCCAGCCGGGTTACGTTCTTCGGACTGATCATTGCCCAACTGGGGCTGGTCTTTGTCATTTCTGGCATGGTGCAACGCCTGAGTGGTGCGGTTGCCACGTCGCTGTTTATGCTCTATTCCGCGCTTACGGGACTGACGCTATCCAGCATTTTCGCGGTTTACTCTACTGAGTCTATCGCCAGCACCTTTGTCATTACGGCGGGGATGTTCGGGGCGATGAGCCTGTACGGCTACACGACGAAGCGTGATTTAAGCGGCTTTGGTAGTATGCTGTTTATGGCGCTGATCGGGATTATTCTGGCCTCGCTGGTGAATCTGTGGCTGAAAAGCGAAGCGCTGATGTGGGCAGTGACTTATATCGGTGTGGTGGTGTTTGTCGGTCTGACCGCATAT includes the following:
- the moaC gene encoding cyclic pyranopterin monophosphate synthase MoaC — protein: MSSSKPQLTHINAAGEAAMVDVSAKAETVREARAEAFVEMAPQTLAMIIAGSHHKGDVFATARIAGIQAAKRTWELIPLCHPLLLSKVAVELEAQPEHNRVRIESVCRLTGRTGVEMEALTAASVAALTIYDMCKAVQKDMVIGPVRLLAKSGGKSGDFTAEGS
- the moaB gene encoding molybdenum cofactor biosynthesis protein B — protein: MSKVSSEFVSLNLAVLTVSERRAAEDDTSGDYLREAAQSTGHRIVASAIVKENLYQIRAQISAWIASDEVQGILINGGTGFTAGDVVPEAISVLFDREIEGFGELFRMVSYEDIGTATLQSRALAGLANQTVIFAMPGSTRACRTAWERIIQEQLDARQKPCNFYPHVKKSS
- the moaD gene encoding molybdopterin synthase sulfur carrier subunit, with translation MIKILFFAQVRELIDTESLSLPADYATVEDVRQALCQRGARWELALESGKLLAAVNQSLVELSQPLQDGDEVAFFPPVTGG
- a CDS encoding Bax inhibitor-1 family protein yields the protein MDRYPRSGSIVERSQSGLQAYMAQVYGWMGCGLLLTAFVSWYAAHTPAVFDFVFSSRVTFFGLIIAQLGLVFVISGMVQRLSGAVATSLFMLYSALTGLTLSSIFAVYSTESIASTFVITAGMFGAMSLYGYTTKRDLSGFGSMLFMALIGIILASLVNLWLKSEALMWAVTYIGVVVFVGLTAYDTQKLKNIGEQLSVDDKDSFRKYAIVGALTLYLDFINLFLMLLRIFGNRR
- the moaE gene encoding molybdopterin synthase catalytic subunit MoaE, whose translation is MAETRIQVGEENFNVGDEYQWLAQCDEDGAVVTFTGKVRNHNLAKNVSALTLEHYPGMTEKALAEIVDLARERWELPRVSVIHRVGALYPGDEIVFVGVSAAHRSAAFDAAQFIMDYLKTRAPFWKREATPEGDHWVESRDSDKQAAQRW